A section of the Chloroflexota bacterium genome encodes:
- a CDS encoding HNH endonuclease, producing MQTLVLNQDYQPLNICSDRRAFVLVGRGKADLVSEHRQRFRLFESSLARPSVIRMRYYVRRPPPGAKLGRRELFARDDHTCQYCGAREAEFTVDHVLPKRLGGPGTWENLVTSCRRCNLRKGGKTLSQAGMRLRRRPQRPLISMHRMVQLKAAGREEPGWRQFLYPGSFAPKLEQSAV from the coding sequence ATGCAAACCCTGGTTCTCAATCAGGACTACCAGCCGCTGAACATTTGTTCCGACCGGCGCGCGTTCGTGCTTGTGGGCCGCGGCAAGGCCGACCTCGTGTCCGAACACCGGCAGCGATTCCGGCTGTTTGAAAGCTCCCTGGCGCGCCCCTCGGTAATCCGGATGCGCTATTACGTTCGTCGCCCTCCGCCGGGCGCCAAGCTGGGCCGGCGTGAACTCTTCGCCCGCGATGACCATACCTGCCAGTACTGCGGCGCGCGTGAGGCCGAATTCACCGTCGACCACGTATTGCCCAAGCGGTTGGGCGGTCCGGGCACCTGGGAAAACCTGGTGACCAGTTGCCGGCGCTGCAATCTGCGCAAGGGGGGCAAGACTCTCAGTCAAGCCGGAATGCGGCTGCGGCGTAGGCCGCAGCGACCGCTGATATCGATGCACCGGATGGTCCAGCTCAAGGCCGCCGGCCGCGAAGAGCCGGGCTGGCGCCAATTCCTCTATCCGGGAAGTTTTGCTCCCAAACTGGAGCAGAGCGCAGTCTGA
- a CDS encoding SMP-30/gluconolactonase/LRE family protein — MWLGLREWRRGNNDPREQLRVADWHFERIGGEYSFTEGPQWTGDLVLFTDMYNHRIISFDPATGQVARFFQGTNLTNGLLYSTGGDLYCCEVAARRLSRLRDGRREVLAESFGGDRLNSPNDVTEDSKGRIWFTDPRYGEHRADMELDHESVYRLDPESGTLTRATFDTTRPNGLLFSADEKTLYVVQSDYGEGAARELRAYPVGEDGSLGPFRVLHNFFPSRGADGLTLTSEGHVMAAAGWSVNGPGPMIYVFDSSGRVLETQPTPPGFPTNLCFGGADLGDLYVTMGEAGVFRVRNCGYRGHDRYCR, encoded by the coding sequence ATTTGGCTTGGACTGCGGGAATGGCGCCGCGGCAACAACGACCCACGGGAGCAACTACGCGTGGCGGATTGGCATTTTGAACGAATTGGCGGGGAGTATTCGTTTACCGAGGGCCCGCAATGGACCGGCGATCTGGTGCTGTTCACCGACATGTACAACCACCGGATCATCTCCTTCGACCCCGCGACCGGTCAGGTGGCGCGTTTCTTCCAGGGCACGAATCTGACCAATGGATTGCTTTATTCGACTGGCGGCGACCTCTACTGTTGCGAGGTGGCGGCTCGGCGTCTGTCGCGGCTGCGCGACGGGCGGCGAGAAGTACTGGCCGAGAGTTTTGGCGGCGACCGCCTTAATTCACCCAACGACGTGACCGAGGACTCCAAGGGCCGCATCTGGTTCACCGACCCGCGTTACGGCGAACACCGCGCCGACATGGAACTCGATCATGAATCGGTGTACCGCCTGGACCCGGAATCGGGCACGCTTACGAGGGCAACTTTCGACACCACCCGGCCCAACGGGCTGTTGTTTTCCGCGGACGAGAAAACGCTTTACGTCGTGCAGAGCGACTACGGCGAAGGCGCGGCCCGCGAACTGCGCGCATACCCGGTCGGCGAGGACGGTTCATTGGGCCCGTTCAGGGTGCTGCACAATTTCTTTCCCTCGCGCGGGGCCGATGGTCTCACGCTGACCTCAGAAGGTCACGTCATGGCCGCGGCCGGTTGGTCGGTCAACGGGCCGGGCCCGATGATCTACGTATTCGACTCCAGCGGCCGCGTGCTCGAAACCCAGCCGACCCCGCCCGGATTTCCGACCAATCTGTGCTTCGGCGGCGCAGATCTTGGCGATCTGTACGTGACCATGGGGGAGGCGGGGGTATTTCGCGTGCGCAACTGCGGGTACCGCGGACACGATCGCTACTGCCGCTAG
- the nth gene encoding endonuclease III, whose translation MAARRKNSPASKFRIRRWRESRAKRSARSAEIVSRLHTDYPDANCALTYSSPWELLVATILSAQCTDERVNAETPALFARFPSPQSFAEADIAEIEELVRRTGFFRNKARAIKESAVALVEEFDGQLPRSMEELLTLRGVARKTANVVLGTAFGIAAGVVVDTHVSRLSQRLGLTAKSDAPGIEKDLMALVDQSEWVFFGHSLILHGRSVCKARRALCGECSLADICPSALPD comes from the coding sequence ATGGCCGCCCGTCGCAAGAATTCTCCGGCTTCCAAGTTCAGGATCCGCCGCTGGCGCGAAAGCCGCGCCAAGCGCTCGGCACGATCCGCGGAGATCGTTAGCCGGCTGCACACCGACTACCCTGACGCCAATTGCGCACTTACCTATTCCAGTCCCTGGGAGCTGTTGGTCGCCACTATCCTCTCGGCCCAGTGCACCGACGAAAGGGTCAACGCCGAAACGCCGGCCCTTTTTGCCCGGTTCCCCAGCCCGCAGAGCTTCGCCGAGGCTGATATTGCCGAAATCGAGGAGCTCGTGCGCCGCACCGGCTTTTTCCGCAACAAAGCCCGCGCAATCAAGGAATCCGCGGTAGCGCTCGTCGAGGAATTCGACGGTCAGCTGCCCCGGTCCATGGAAGAACTGCTCACCCTGCGCGGCGTGGCGCGCAAAACCGCCAACGTGGTGCTGGGGACCGCGTTCGGGATCGCGGCGGGGGTGGTCGTGGACACGCACGTGAGCCGGCTGTCGCAGCGCTTGGGATTAACCGCCAAATCCGATGCGCCGGGAATCGAAAAAGACCTCATGGCGCTGGTCGATCAATCCGAATGGGTGTTTTTCGGGCACTCGCTGATCCTGCACGGGCGCTCGGTCTGCAAGGCGCGCCGGGCGCTGTGCGGCGAATGCTCGCTCGCCGATATCTGCCCCTCGGCGCTACCCGACTAG
- a CDS encoding DUF2344 domain-containing protein yields MTGQSASGPPGEVSAPRITRRLRFDKAGPARYLPHNDLITALVRALRRINAPLAYSQGFSPKPRLRFGPPLPVGHCGRGELVDIEFSEPGPADLVALLDRACPDGISIVAEDRSVAGRRSPMAAARSYRYQVLLADPAPDLAPSVRGFMELESAPATVRRGPGRVREIDVRKAVRDLSAKGPDEFEVEIAIGEGTLCRPEDVADALGVGGNSFTRVNVKYEF; encoded by the coding sequence TTGACCGGGCAATCCGCCTCCGGACCGCCGGGCGAGGTTTCCGCCCCGCGTATTACCCGGCGTTTGCGGTTCGACAAGGCCGGCCCGGCCCGCTACCTGCCGCACAACGATCTGATTACCGCGTTGGTGCGCGCCTTGCGCCGGATCAACGCCCCGCTGGCCTACAGCCAGGGCTTTTCCCCCAAGCCGCGCCTGCGGTTCGGACCGCCGCTCCCGGTGGGTCACTGCGGCCGCGGCGAGTTGGTCGACATCGAGTTTTCCGAACCGGGTCCGGCAGACCTGGTCGCCCTGCTGGACCGGGCCTGCCCCGACGGGATAAGCATCGTGGCCGAGGATCGGTCGGTCGCGGGACGGCGATCTCCCATGGCGGCCGCCCGGAGTTACCGGTACCAGGTCCTGCTTGCCGATCCGGCGCCCGATTTGGCACCGTCCGTCCGGGGGTTCATGGAGCTCGAATCAGCTCCTGCCACGGTCCGGCGCGGCCCCGGCAGGGTGCGCGAGATCGACGTGCGCAAAGCGGTGCGAGATCTTTCCGCCAAGGGCCCGGATGAATTCGAGGTCGAAATCGCAATCGGGGAGGGAACCCTCTGCCGGCCCGAGGACGTGGCCGATGCGCTGGGGGTCGGCGGCAACTCGTTCACCCGCGTTAACGTCAAGTACGAGTTCTAG
- a CDS encoding thymidine phosphorylase: MFDPATFIAAKKSGARHPADQIESFVKGLVSGAVADYQAAAWAMAVCFKGLDGQETAILAEAIADSGARLDWPLPGVRVVDKHSTGGVGDKISLVAVPLAAACGLAVPKLSGRGLGITGGTLDKLESIPGLRVGLDEAQLRGQVAEHGLVIAAQSEAIAPADAILYALRDVTATIDSIPLIAASVMGKKLAGGAPTLALDVKCGRGAFMADYDDAFALAELMAEIGSAAGVAVRAYVSSMDHPLGRAVGNSLEVAEALEVLSGGGPADVVELALTIVAGLLRDSGARPAPRAAREAAGRALESGAAREKFAAMIEAQGGDLAKFQAHPPHSRRRRIEVRSAADGFVSGIDARMIGEVVRSLGGGRLAKDASVDHGVGVRICAGRGDRIAAGDLLAEAFVSDASGGVVADSVAAAFELSSQPALPKPLILGQVLRTASDADP; encoded by the coding sequence GTGTTCGACCCCGCAACCTTCATCGCCGCCAAGAAATCGGGCGCGCGACATCCGGCCGACCAGATCGAGAGCTTCGTCAAAGGACTGGTCAGCGGCGCGGTGGCCGATTACCAGGCCGCCGCCTGGGCGATGGCGGTCTGCTTCAAGGGTCTGGACGGGCAAGAGACGGCAATCCTGGCCGAGGCCATAGCCGATTCCGGGGCCCGCCTCGACTGGCCGCTGCCGGGCGTTCGGGTCGTGGACAAGCACTCAACCGGCGGGGTCGGCGACAAGATATCGCTGGTGGCGGTGCCGCTGGCGGCGGCCTGCGGCCTGGCGGTGCCCAAACTCTCGGGACGCGGACTGGGCATAACCGGGGGAACGCTCGACAAACTTGAGTCGATTCCCGGACTGCGGGTAGGTCTGGACGAGGCGCAATTGCGCGGGCAGGTAGCCGAACACGGCCTGGTGATCGCGGCCCAGAGCGAAGCGATCGCGCCCGCCGACGCAATCCTTTACGCGCTGCGCGACGTGACCGCCACCATAGATTCGATCCCCCTCATCGCGGCGTCAGTAATGGGCAAAAAGCTGGCTGGCGGGGCACCGACCCTGGCGCTCGACGTCAAGTGCGGCCGCGGCGCTTTCATGGCCGATTACGACGACGCCTTCGCCCTGGCCGAGCTGATGGCCGAAATCGGTTCGGCCGCCGGCGTGGCGGTTCGCGCGTACGTCTCATCCATGGACCACCCGCTGGGGCGCGCGGTCGGGAATTCGCTGGAAGTGGCCGAGGCCCTGGAAGTCCTCTCCGGCGGGGGCCCGGCCGACGTAGTGGAGCTCGCCCTCACCATCGTGGCCGGACTCCTGCGCGACTCCGGGGCGCGACCGGCCCCGCGCGCCGCCCGCGAAGCCGCCGGCCGGGCGCTTGAGTCGGGTGCGGCGCGGGAAAAATTCGCGGCGATGATCGAGGCCCAGGGCGGGGACCTGGCCAAATTCCAGGCCCACCCTCCCCACTCCCGACGCCGGCGGATCGAAGTCCGGTCAGCCGCCGACGGGTTCGTGTCCGGAATCGACGCTCGGATGATCGGAGAGGTGGTCCGGTCCCTGGGCGGCGGACGGCTGGCAAAAGACGCGAGCGTCGATCACGGCGTCGGAGTAAGGATCTGCGCGGGCCGCGGCGACAGGATTGCCGCCGGCGACCTTCTCGCGGAGGCGTTCGTTTCCGATGCCAGCGGGGGCGTGGTCGCCGATTCTGTTGCCGCCGCGTTCGAACTTTCTTCCCAGCCGGCGTTGCCGAAACCGCTGATACTGGGCCAGGTGCTGCGCACCGCTTCCGATGCCGACCCATAA
- a CDS encoding phosphotransferase, which translates to MNPSQLATALADRPLTARPITERAAGAGTYLAEDEKGQRWALKLYGPDHTAYRTERETLQQLERFDAPTPRVVGADEDAPALLLSWHGDRTLDQVISARGDDPLIELGLRALIAVELVFAQISGPREESDQIMVDHLRRRDEEDLLRNARACRLVNPDLDDAEDLLRPIYEIAWQGSWNYGSLDCSASNLVTDGESVTVIDFSVLGAEWVERRLASYLIASGARGAGQEYVCAITGELVLTLIDLFDFLGGGGYRPELIGIHRFLALLALLERLDRARADGAEISQRRWQSVVTALAEPVARPEELSELAHEMELDRR; encoded by the coding sequence GTGAACCCCTCGCAGCTGGCTACGGCCCTGGCCGACCGCCCGCTCACCGCGCGGCCGATCACCGAGCGCGCCGCAGGCGCCGGTACCTATCTGGCCGAGGACGAAAAAGGCCAGCGCTGGGCCCTCAAGCTTTACGGCCCGGACCACACCGCCTACCGCACCGAACGCGAGACGCTGCAGCAACTGGAGCGCTTCGACGCGCCGACCCCGCGGGTGGTGGGCGCCGACGAGGATGCGCCGGCGCTGCTGCTGAGCTGGCACGGAGACCGGACGCTGGATCAGGTCATCAGCGCGCGCGGCGACGACCCCCTGATCGAACTCGGCCTGCGGGCTTTGATCGCGGTGGAGCTGGTGTTTGCCCAGATCTCGGGACCGCGCGAGGAATCGGATCAGATCATGGTCGATCACCTGCGCCGCCGCGACGAGGAGGACCTGCTCCGCAACGCCCGCGCCTGCCGCCTGGTCAATCCCGACCTGGACGATGCCGAAGACCTTCTGCGTCCCATCTACGAAATCGCCTGGCAGGGTTCCTGGAACTACGGCTCATTGGACTGCTCGGCCAGCAACCTGGTGACCGACGGCGAATCGGTGACCGTGATCGACTTTTCAGTCCTGGGCGCCGAGTGGGTGGAGCGAAGGCTTGCTTCCTATCTGATCGCCAGCGGGGCCCGCGGGGCCGGTCAGGAGTACGTCTGCGCGATAACCGGCGAATTGGTGTTGACCCTCATCGACCTGTTCGATTTCTTGGGCGGTGGCGGCTACCGGCCCGAACTGATCGGGATCCACCGGTTCCTGGCGCTGTTGGCGCTGCTCGAACGGCTCGATCGCGCCCGGGCCGACGGAGCCGAAATCAGCCAGCGGCGCTGGCAATCGGTCGTGACAGCGCTCGCCGAACCGGTGGCCCGGCCCGAGGAGTTGAGCGAGCTGGCCCACGAGATGGAGCTGGACCGGCGCTGA
- a CDS encoding DUF454 domain-containing protein, with the protein MRQQLGERARRYLLMAFGVLCLSLGAIGLVVPGLPTTIFVILAAWAFVRSCPVLHRWLLENRLFGPRLQAWYDDPTLPRAGKLAIIAAIAISITISITLARPPAPLALAGLAVAGFGAWWVWFRIPTRAGTSSGGDF; encoded by the coding sequence ATGCGCCAGCAACTGGGTGAACGCGCGCGGCGCTACCTGCTGATGGCCTTCGGCGTGCTGTGCTTGTCGCTGGGGGCGATCGGGCTGGTCGTGCCTGGCCTGCCGACCACGATCTTCGTGATATTGGCGGCCTGGGCGTTCGTGCGCAGCTGCCCGGTCCTGCACCGTTGGCTGCTTGAAAACCGCCTGTTCGGACCCAGGCTGCAGGCCTGGTACGACGATCCGACCCTGCCGCGGGCCGGGAAGCTGGCGATCATTGCCGCCATCGCAATTTCAATCACGATTTCTATCACCCTCGCCCGCCCGCCGGCCCCGCTGGCACTGGCCGGCCTGGCAGTGGCCGGATTCGGCGCCTGGTGGGTCTGGTTCAGGATCCCGACCCGGGCCGGAACTTCCTCCGGCGGCGATTTCTAG
- a CDS encoding DUF5069 domain-containing protein: MSQPPIERPFRPRARDVTVDGVPWIARMSDKAKAFAGGYIDEYIYPCPIDRRVLAQLQLSSEDFIQLAVEAESDEQLAEDVRSHVAELRKAQVA, translated from the coding sequence ATGTCCCAGCCGCCGATCGAGCGCCCGTTCCGTCCCCGGGCCCGCGACGTCACCGTCGACGGCGTGCCGTGGATCGCCCGCATGTCCGACAAGGCGAAGGCATTCGCCGGTGGGTACATCGACGAGTACATCTACCCCTGCCCCATCGACCGACGGGTGTTGGCCCAGCTGCAGCTGTCTTCCGAGGACTTCATCCAGCTGGCGGTCGAGGCCGAGAGCGACGAGCAGCTGGCCGAGGATGTCCGCTCGCACGTTGCCGAACTGCGCAAGGCGCAGGTAGCCTAA
- a CDS encoding type II toxin-antitoxin system VapC family toxin encodes MVNLDTHMLVHAFEGKLTASERRVLARNPWSISAIVNWELAKLHQLGRVHLDLNRPEFLRAMARLHVWPIDWEVACASTRLDFRSDPADEIIAATSLVHGVPLLTRDRKMLESKLVPLV; translated from the coding sequence ATGGTAAACCTTGACACGCACATGTTGGTACACGCTTTCGAAGGCAAGTTAACCGCGTCGGAGCGGCGCGTTCTTGCACGAAACCCGTGGTCGATTTCGGCAATCGTGAATTGGGAGTTGGCCAAATTGCACCAACTCGGACGAGTCCATCTGGACTTGAATCGCCCCGAGTTTTTGCGGGCGATGGCCCGTTTGCACGTATGGCCAATCGATTGGGAAGTCGCGTGCGCATCCACGAGGCTTGATTTCCGCAGCGACCCGGCGGATGAAATCATCGCCGCGACAAGCCTGGTTCACGGCGTGCCGTTGTTAACCCGTGACCGCAAGATGCTCGAATCGAAACTGGTGCCGCTGGTTTAG
- a CDS encoding type II toxin-antitoxin system Phd/YefM family antitoxin, whose protein sequence is MKTIGAAKFKAQCLALLDQIDADGLIVTKHGKPVAKVIPIGNRDADLIGCLSGRIEVKGDIYTTGIAWDADGKP, encoded by the coding sequence ATGAAGACGATCGGCGCGGCGAAATTCAAGGCCCAATGCCTGGCATTGCTAGACCAGATTGACGCTGACGGCCTTATCGTGACCAAGCACGGAAAACCGGTGGCCAAGGTGATTCCCATCGGCAACCGTGATGCGGATCTGATTGGCTGCCTTAGCGGCCGGATAGAGGTCAAGGGTGACATTTACACGACCGGAATCGCCTGGGACGCAGATGGTAAACCTTGA
- a CDS encoding twin-arginine translocase TatA/TatE family subunit, whose protein sequence is MPSVGPLELLIILAIVLVVFGVGKISGIGGALGRSIREFREEARPEENEAEGEESGDMAASADASDAASAESSESKSAN, encoded by the coding sequence GTGCCATCGGTAGGGCCGCTCGAGCTCCTCATAATCCTTGCGATCGTCCTGGTCGTATTCGGGGTCGGCAAGATCTCGGGAATCGGCGGGGCGCTTGGCCGTAGCATCCGCGAATTCCGCGAAGAGGCCCGGCCCGAGGAAAACGAGGCAGAGGGCGAGGAATCGGGCGACATGGCCGCCAGCGCCGACGCCTCGGACGCGGCGTCAGCCGAATCCAGCGAGAGTAAGTCCGCAAACTAG
- a CDS encoding phosphoribosyltransferase, with amino-acid sequence MNSESDVLALAQTIYELGGIEFGSFTLGRSTVDSPVYINPKVLCSNPEALRAAAHVMLEEIRSRQQLRRPQCGPFDLIAGVPLGGLNLATAMSLESGTPLIYVNPAPSGSSRIEGRYLPGQTVLIVDDLVTSGGSISATALALRSVDLRVTDAAVLIDRERDRDTRRGGAEVNLFSILHLRRILNYYMSRGWISEDNYQRSQNYLRAGGAD; translated from the coding sequence GTGAACAGCGAGTCAGACGTCCTGGCGCTCGCCCAGACCATTTACGAATTGGGCGGAATTGAATTCGGCAGCTTCACCCTGGGCCGCTCTACCGTCGATTCGCCGGTCTACATCAATCCGAAGGTGTTGTGCTCGAATCCGGAAGCACTGCGCGCCGCGGCCCACGTGATGCTTGAGGAAATCCGCTCGCGGCAGCAGCTCCGCCGACCCCAGTGTGGACCTTTCGACCTGATCGCCGGCGTCCCGCTCGGCGGTCTCAATCTGGCCACCGCGATGTCGCTGGAAAGCGGAACGCCGCTCATATACGTGAATCCCGCACCATCCGGCAGTTCGCGAATTGAAGGCCGCTACCTGCCCGGCCAGACGGTCCTGATAGTCGACGACCTGGTCACCTCAGGGGGTTCCATATCGGCGACCGCGCTGGCGCTGCGGTCGGTAGACCTTCGGGTCACCGACGCAGCGGTGCTGATCGACCGGGAACGCGACCGCGACACGCGGCGTGGCGGCGCCGAAGTGAACCTGTTCAGCATCCTGCACCTGCGTCGGATCCTGAACTACTACATGTCGCGCGGCTGGATCTCGGAGGACAACTACCAGCGGTCGCAAAACTACCTGCGGGCCGGCGGGGCAGACTGA